In the Cytophagales bacterium genome, one interval contains:
- a CDS encoding choice-of-anchor B family protein, translating to MKSLICLICLICVNVISISAQKNMSLLGNTTYIDNLNDIWGYVDSAGIEYALVGLNSGVSVVDVSTDPANPTEVFFAPGANSTWRDLKTWGDYAYITNESSGGLMIIDLSTLPSNPNLTVTNYTGGGLSSAHNIFIDENGFAYLFGSNIGLGGALILDLSSPTAPVQVGNFNLFNLHDGMVRGDTLWGAAVNMGYFAAINVSNKAAPFVLATQNTPNNFTHNCWISDDNNTLFTTDEQSSAFIGSYDVSNLANITILDSIQSNPGSGVIPHNTHVIGDFLVTSYYKDGVNIIDVSRPDNMIEVGFYDTYTQGAGNDFFGCWGVYPWLPSGNIIASDINNGLFVLGANYVYGCYLKGIVTDSLTGDSLNNALAEIISTTETALSDVNGLYNAGIADSGTYDVQFSKPGYISKIISGVSLTNGVVTVLNAQLKSMAPFTVTGQVIEFGTGNPVPNAGVLIENIDFQYNVTTDSSGNFTIPNFFQGNNYEATAGKWGYITNCLVNQAFTQINNTVLIELDKGIYDDFTFNFNWTVTGMAATGIWERGKPVGTDYIGTGDANPGVDVSQDCSGFAYVTGNGGVSAPFDDVDDGNTVLTSPVFDLSSNTCSFLNYYRWFFNDGGAGFPNDTLHVKITNGTTTVTIESVDASSAGNSSWVFRSLKVSDYITPTATMRVIFETSDLPGSGHLVEAGVDKFEIISSDITLAGNLLKTDESFPGANDGTASVLMSGGTPPYTYSWDPGGQTTPSISGLPSNVYTVTVTDVNGCIFIDSIFVNVLVGIDELVNRNATMRVYPNPFNESTQIEYKLSNPVFSHTKMVITDILGKTVFEIALNNAQGIINFNEPLVNGTYFINIINGDGFIKPIKLVKMD from the coding sequence ATGAAATCATTAATCTGTTTAATCTGTCTGATCTGTGTAAATGTAATCAGTATTTCAGCACAAAAAAATATGTCACTGCTGGGCAATACAACTTACATAGACAACTTGAATGATATTTGGGGTTATGTAGATAGCGCCGGTATTGAATACGCCCTGGTTGGCCTGAACAGCGGTGTCTCCGTAGTAGATGTTTCTACAGATCCCGCCAACCCCACCGAAGTGTTTTTTGCCCCTGGCGCAAATTCTACATGGAGGGATCTTAAAACCTGGGGAGATTATGCCTACATTACCAATGAATCATCAGGGGGGTTGATGATCATTGACTTGAGCACTTTGCCTTCGAACCCAAATCTAACTGTAACGAATTATACAGGTGGCGGCTTGTCTTCAGCACATAACATTTTTATAGATGAAAATGGTTTTGCTTATTTATTTGGATCTAATATTGGTTTAGGCGGTGCTTTGATCCTGGACCTAAGCAGCCCCACAGCGCCTGTACAGGTGGGGAATTTTAACCTATTCAACTTACACGATGGAATGGTAAGAGGCGATACATTATGGGGCGCTGCTGTAAATATGGGTTATTTTGCTGCAATTAATGTATCTAATAAAGCTGCCCCTTTCGTATTGGCAACTCAAAATACACCTAATAATTTTACTCATAACTGCTGGATCTCTGATGACAATAACACTTTGTTTACTACCGATGAACAAAGCAGCGCTTTTATCGGTTCTTATGATGTATCCAACCTGGCAAACATTACCATACTTGATAGTATCCAATCCAATCCGGGTTCGGGTGTCATTCCTCATAATACCCACGTTATTGGCGATTTTCTTGTTACCTCTTACTACAAGGATGGCGTCAATATCATTGACGTAAGCCGCCCGGACAATATGATTGAAGTAGGTTTTTATGATACTTATACACAGGGAGCAGGAAATGATTTTTTTGGGTGCTGGGGAGTTTACCCCTGGCTGCCATCGGGCAATATCATTGCTTCAGATATTAATAATGGTTTGTTTGTACTTGGGGCAAATTATGTTTACGGATGTTATCTCAAAGGGATCGTTACTGATAGTTTGACAGGTGATTCATTAAACAACGCACTTGCGGAGATCATCTCAACCACTGAGACTGCCCTTTCCGATGTGAATGGCCTCTACAACGCAGGCATTGCTGATAGCGGCACTTATGACGTACAGTTTTCAAAACCCGGATATATTTCTAAAATTATATCCGGAGTTTCATTAACCAATGGTGTTGTAACTGTTTTAAATGCCCAGTTGAAAAGTATGGCTCCCTTTACAGTTACAGGACAAGTTATTGAATTTGGTACAGGCAATCCAGTTCCCAATGCAGGTGTATTAATTGAAAACATTGATTTTCAATACAATGTTACCACCGATTCTTCCGGTAATTTTACCATACCCAATTTTTTCCAGGGGAATAATTATGAAGCTACAGCAGGGAAGTGGGGATATATCACGAATTGCCTGGTAAATCAAGCTTTTACACAAATTAATAATACCGTATTGATAGAGCTTGACAAAGGTATATATGACGATTTTACCTTCAATTTCAACTGGACAGTTACAGGTATGGCTGCCACCGGTATCTGGGAAAGAGGCAAGCCGGTTGGAACCGACTACATCGGAACCGGTGATGCAAACCCGGGAGTAGATGTTTCACAAGATTGTTCTGGTTTTGCTTATGTTACAGGCAATGGCGGTGTGAGCGCGCCTTTTGATGATGTTGATGATGGCAATACCGTCTTAACATCTCCTGTATTTGATTTATCATCCAACACTTGCTCTTTTTTGAATTATTACAGATGGTTTTTTAATGACGGAGGAGCCGGCTTTCCCAATGATACATTGCACGTTAAAATAACAAATGGCACAACAACCGTAACCATTGAGAGTGTAGATGCTTCTTCAGCGGGTAATTCGTCCTGGGTATTTCGATCTTTGAAAGTTTCTGATTATATAACTCCAACAGCTACTATGCGGGTAATATTTGAGACATCAGATTTGCCCGGAAGTGGTCACTTAGTTGAGGCCGGTGTGGATAAATTTGAGATCATAAGTTCTGATATTACTCTGGCAGGAAACTTGTTAAAAACAGACGAATCATTTCCCGGAGCAAATGATGGTACGGCTTCAGTGTTAATGAGTGGCGGTACTCCACCTTATACCTACTCCTGGGATCCAGGGGGACAAACAACCCCTTCTATCAGTGGCCTCCCATCTAATGTATATACTGTAACTGTCACTGATGTTAATGGATGTATTTTTATTGATAGCATTTTTGTAAATGTTTTGGTTGGTATTGATGAGCTTGTTAATAGAAATGCTACTATGAGGGTGTATCCCAATCCATTTAATGAATCTACTCAAATTGAGTACAAATTGAGCAACCCGGTCTTCTCTCATACAAAAATGGTCATTACGGACATATTGGGAAAAACTGTGTTTGAAATAGCGCTAAACAACGCTCAGGGTATCATCAATTTTAATGAGCCATTAGTCAATGGGACATATTTTATTAATATCATTAATGGAGACGGGTTCATTAAACCGATAAAGTTGGTAAAGATGGATTAG
- a CDS encoding glycosyltransferase family 2 protein — translation MSNSYLQRHKFCEPQIAEPPSEKLGIVIVIPCFYEPGLTKALQSLYNCDRPCCDVEVIIVVNSPEDSPKDVLEQNIRTIREANAWILKHIDKKLRFHILHFPELPPKHAGVGLARKIGMDEAVSRLEQSPAKWRGHALIIVNFDADCLCEKNYLKSIESHFKNNPQTPACSIYYEHPLDNLESGSDLVGITKYELFLRYYVIALRYSGFPYAYYTIGSCMAVRSDVYQKQGGMNRRQAGEDFYFLQKIIQLGNFTELTATTVYPSSRRSTRVPFGTGKAISGRMSASPPLTPSPPESEKRGIGETERKKTKQFTDSPIHPFTDSVRNNGGGGFRGAVSGAVNLGGDYYTYDPKIFDDLKIFFSKIPLLYQMVQVYPVKFCAAEHFTGEGKRTGKFGEGDVQRTSSQHYGMERGAGKSDGKVPPSGRTMSSGHRASIAGGRGAVDFLDKLPPSISAFLKKNNFIEHLSEIQTNTVSEKTFIVRFYRWFNGLKVLQFVHFARDNFYDNIPVEDAAITLLRSLNYLRGNESKISAKDLLFYFRDMDKNNIGKRKQLMKF, via the coding sequence ATGTCGAATTCTTATCTGCAAAGGCATAAATTCTGTGAACCTCAAATTGCCGAACCTCCCTCTGAGAAACTGGGCATTGTAATAGTGATCCCCTGTTTTTATGAACCTGGCCTCACCAAAGCGCTTCAATCATTATATAATTGTGACAGGCCCTGCTGTGATGTTGAAGTAATCATAGTGGTTAATTCCCCGGAAGACAGCCCTAAAGATGTCTTAGAACAAAACATACGCACCATCCGGGAAGCAAATGCATGGATATTAAAACATATTGACAAAAAGCTCAGGTTCCATATCCTTCACTTTCCGGAATTACCACCCAAACATGCAGGCGTTGGACTGGCCAGGAAAATTGGCATGGACGAAGCTGTCAGTCGTTTAGAGCAGAGCCCCGCCAAATGGCGGGGCCATGCGCTAATTATCGTAAACTTTGACGCAGATTGCCTCTGCGAAAAGAATTATCTGAAAAGCATTGAATCTCATTTTAAAAATAACCCCCAAACACCTGCCTGCTCCATCTATTACGAACATCCTCTTGATAATTTAGAATCCGGTAGCGACTTAGTAGGAATTACAAAGTATGAACTATTTCTCCGCTATTACGTCATCGCATTGCGGTATAGCGGCTTTCCATACGCATACTATACGATCGGTTCCTGTATGGCTGTAAGATCTGATGTATATCAAAAACAGGGGGGTATGAACCGCAGACAAGCCGGGGAGGACTTTTATTTTCTGCAAAAGATAATCCAATTGGGAAATTTTACCGAATTAACAGCCACAACCGTTTATCCTTCTTCAAGACGTTCAACGCGTGTTCCTTTTGGAACCGGTAAAGCAATATCGGGCAGGATGTCGGCCAGCCCCCCTCTAACTCCAAGCCCACCTGAATCGGAGAAACGGGGAATTGGAGAAACGGAGAGAAAGAAAACGAAGCAATTCACCGATTCACCGATTCACCCATTCACCGATTCGGTAAGGAATAATGGCGGGGGGGGATTTAGGGGGGCTGTTAGCGGGGCTGTGAATTTAGGGGGAGATTATTATACATACGACCCAAAAATATTTGATGATTTGAAGATCTTCTTTTCAAAAATACCCCTGCTCTATCAAATGGTTCAGGTTTACCCCGTGAAATTCTGCGCAGCAGAACATTTCACCGGGGAAGGGAAACGGACAGGTAAATTTGGTGAGGGCGATGTCCAGAGGACATCGAGCCAGCATTACGGGATGGAAAGGGGGGCTGGCAAAAGCGATGGCAAAGTCCCCCCTTCGGGGAGGACGATGTCCAGTGGACATCGGGCCAGCATTGCGGGAGGCAGGGGGGCTGTGGATTTTTTAGATAAGCTGCCGCCATCGATCAGCGCTTTCCTGAAAAAAAATAACTTTATTGAACACCTCAGCGAAATACAGACAAACACCGTTTCTGAAAAAACTTTCATTGTACGTTTCTACAGGTGGTTCAACGGATTGAAGGTTTTACAGTTTGTCCACTTTGCCAGGGATAATTTTTATGATAATATACCCGTAGAGGATGCAGCCATTACTTTACTAAGATCATTAAATTATTTGCGTGGTAATGAAAGCAAAATATCAGCGAAGGATCTATTGTTTTACTTCCGCGATATGGACAAAAACAACATAGGAAAAAGAAAGCAATTGATGAAATTTTAA
- a CDS encoding BamA/TamA family outer membrane protein: MTLNKFATPARAMPRLLAGLCAIALFPGCVNTKHLKEHEYLLYKQSIKGNKDIDIESLEIFLRQKPNHKILGWTAYLNLYYYGTKIYDTTAIKEVNEKVNSKYEKKLALTPDTLGKDQKKREQSPARHAKALRTAGGKVDKLNKKHKKKTDKLNLKLQAGNWLMRSVGEPPVVFDSASADESVKHIRLYLKSVGYFQGNAIYSVKTKRKKIKLTYHITENTPHYLAAITYHTNDSIIESIITSDIKNSLLKTGDNYDEEKLSSERARIEKLIKNNGYFSFSRQYVFFEIDTSDGVKVKVLIKDPPKGQKHKVFTLDEVNFTTIENPSEKTGQIRSDTLTYNNIHYKVSRDLFSKKILNNKIKIYPGEKYSLYNTIQTQRQLANLDMFKFININYDTTNNRFVANIFTRPFEKYQITDELGVSVNVGQGQGLPGPFGYITFKDRNIFNNYEIFEATIRGGIEGQASILDPEQVYKSYDLGANVSLTFPQILIPTKIRYKFPEFNHKTRLSLGYNFVDRQDYKRTNLKTTMNYIWQKGAFKLTTISPFELSLVRTRDIDSTFQAYLVGLSNKGNNLQLSFGRSLVSSFNAAYQFNNNEFGVNKKSRFFRIYAESGGTVFNLLDKSFLEKNDSIFNLRFFRYLKLQTDLRYYRPITSKSSVAMRFNGGIARPYDRKKVLPYEKYFFTGGSSSNRAWKPRRLGPGSFIPLLDGNPDYRYLFEQPGEIILETNFEYRFNIAGFIDGALFVDAGNVWTIEEDNSRPGSEFDIESFYKQIAVGSGFGLRFDFVFLIIRLDVGIKTWDPARPPEERLAIKKISFRKPDDEHRERVQPVFNIGIGYPF, from the coding sequence TTGACATTAAATAAATTTGCCACACCTGCCCGCGCCATGCCCCGCCTGTTGGCGGGGCTATGCGCTATTGCTCTATTCCCGGGCTGCGTAAACACGAAGCACCTGAAAGAGCATGAATATTTATTGTATAAACAATCCATCAAAGGCAACAAAGATATTGACATTGAAAGTCTTGAAATTTTTTTAAGGCAAAAACCAAATCATAAAATATTAGGCTGGACAGCATATTTAAATCTTTATTATTACGGCACAAAAATTTATGATACTACAGCGATCAAAGAAGTGAATGAAAAAGTAAATAGCAAATACGAAAAGAAGCTTGCCCTTACCCCGGATACGCTGGGGAAGGATCAAAAAAAACGCGAACAATCACCTGCCCGCCACGCAAAAGCTCTTAGGACAGCAGGCGGGAAAGTTGACAAACTCAATAAAAAGCATAAGAAAAAAACAGATAAATTAAACCTAAAATTACAAGCAGGTAATTGGCTCATGCGGTCAGTAGGTGAACCCCCGGTAGTGTTTGACTCAGCATCGGCAGATGAATCTGTTAAGCATATAAGGCTATACCTCAAATCAGTGGGTTATTTCCAGGGCAATGCGATATATAGCGTTAAAACCAAGCGAAAAAAAATAAAGCTTACCTATCATATCACAGAAAATACCCCGCATTATTTAGCAGCAATTACTTACCACACCAACGATTCTATCATCGAGAGCATAATTACAAGTGATATTAAAAACTCATTATTAAAAACAGGTGATAATTATGATGAAGAAAAACTTTCATCAGAGAGAGCACGAATTGAAAAATTGATAAAAAATAACGGCTATTTTAGCTTTAGCCGCCAATATGTATTCTTTGAAATTGACACTTCTGATGGGGTAAAGGTTAAGGTATTGATAAAAGATCCCCCAAAAGGGCAGAAACATAAAGTTTTTACATTAGATGAAGTAAATTTTACTACAATCGAAAATCCCTCTGAAAAGACGGGACAAATCCGATCAGATACTTTAACCTATAACAACATACATTACAAGGTTTCAAGAGACCTCTTCTCAAAAAAGATACTAAATAACAAAATAAAAATTTACCCGGGTGAAAAATACAGCCTGTACAACACCATCCAAACGCAAAGACAATTGGCTAATCTGGATATGTTTAAATTCATCAACATTAATTATGATACGACCAATAACCGGTTCGTTGCAAATATTTTTACCAGGCCCTTTGAAAAATACCAGATCACCGATGAATTGGGCGTGAGCGTAAATGTTGGCCAGGGCCAGGGTTTACCCGGCCCTTTTGGGTACATAACGTTTAAAGATAGAAATATATTCAACAACTATGAAATATTTGAAGCAACTATCCGTGGCGGTATAGAAGGGCAGGCAAGTATCTTAGACCCCGAACAGGTTTACAAAAGTTATGACCTGGGAGCCAATGTTTCACTCACTTTTCCGCAAATCCTGATACCAACAAAGATCAGGTATAAATTTCCTGAATTCAATCATAAAACAAGATTATCGCTGGGGTATAATTTTGTTGACCGGCAAGATTATAAGCGAACAAACCTGAAAACTACCATGAACTATATCTGGCAAAAAGGCGCTTTTAAATTAACAACAATATCACCTTTTGAATTAAGTCTTGTTAGAACACGGGATATAGATTCAACATTTCAGGCCTATTTAGTCGGTTTATCTAACAAAGGAAACAATCTTCAACTAAGTTTCGGACGATCCCTGGTGTCAAGCTTCAATGCTGCTTACCAGTTTAATAATAATGAATTTGGGGTTAATAAAAAGTCAAGATTTTTCAGGATATATGCTGAATCCGGAGGAACTGTATTCAATCTATTGGATAAGAGTTTTCTGGAAAAAAATGATTCCATATTTAATCTTAGATTTTTCCGGTATTTAAAACTTCAAACCGACCTAAGATACTATCGCCCAATTACATCAAAAAGCAGTGTTGCCATGAGGTTCAATGGAGGCATCGCCAGGCCATATGATAGAAAAAAGGTACTCCCTTATGAAAAATATTTTTTCACTGGCGGCAGCAGCAGCAACCGGGCATGGAAGCCAAGACGTTTGGGGCCCGGCTCATTTATCCCTTTACTTGATGGCAACCCTGATTACAGGTATCTTTTTGAACAGCCCGGAGAAATTATCCTGGAAACCAATTTTGAATACCGGTTTAATATAGCCGGCTTTATTGATGGCGCTTTATTCGTGGATGCTGGCAATGTGTGGACAATAGAAGAAGATAACTCAAGGCCTGGTTCCGAATTTGATATTGAAAGTTTTTACAAACAAATAGCAGTTGGAAGCGGCTTTGGCCTGAGATTCGATTTTGTATTTCTTATCATAAGATTAGATGTTGGCATAAAAACCTGGGATCCGGCAAGGCCTCCTGAGGAAAGATTAGCTATAAAAAAAATTAGTTTCAGAAAACCTGATGATGAACATAGAGAACGGGTTCAGCCAGTATTTAATATTGGGATTGGATACCCTTTCTGA
- a CDS encoding type II toxin-antitoxin system VapC family toxin produces the protein MALVLHIEKRKISSKVKKVFTEAENGRCEIIIPAMVLVEISYLYEGKKIKTSLKDVEKHLKKYSYFKEHPLDKKVIATAFEIKDIKELHDRLIAGTAKILNTKLITNDPVIIASKYVKTIW, from the coding sequence ATGGCGCTTGTTTTACATATTGAAAAACGTAAAATAAGTTCAAAGGTTAAGAAGGTGTTTACTGAGGCAGAAAATGGAAGGTGTGAAATTATTATACCTGCTATGGTTTTGGTTGAAATCAGTTATTTATATGAAGGAAAAAAAATCAAAACATCTTTAAAAGATGTAGAAAAGCATTTAAAAAAATACTCTTATTTTAAAGAACATCCTTTGGATAAAAAAGTTATTGCGACTGCTTTTGAAATTAAGGATATTAAAGAACTACATGACAGATTGATTGCAGGTACAGCTAAAATATTGAACACGAAACTTATTACTAATGATCCTGTTATAATCGCTTCAAAATATGTGAAAACTATATGGTGA